A window of Castanea sativa cultivar Marrone di Chiusa Pesio chromosome 1, ASM4071231v1 contains these coding sequences:
- the LOC142627906 gene encoding putative leucine-rich repeat receptor-like serine/threonine-protein kinase At2g24130 produces the protein MGFCKFSMYNFLCLVAVLYGVLGAQNSQLMNDKAALLSFMSGIVSDPGHVLQNWNSSSVHVCNWARVSCNNESNSVTELILNATWLSGTISPSLANLSSLTVLDLSRNFFKGPIPKELGSLSRLRQLSLSWNFLEGKIPYHLGFLQNMVYLDLGSNKLQGEIPESLFCNGSLSLRYIDLSNNSLSGEIPFKNECGLKELQFLLLWSNRLVGHVPRALSNSTQLQWLDLESNMLIGELPSEIVLEMPKLQILYLSYNSFVSHDGNNNLEPFFASLGNCSDLLELELAGNNLGGKIPPIVGDLSINLVQLHLDENLIYGFIPPHISNLVNLTLLNLSSNLLNGSIPLELCRVGKLERVYLSNNSLSGEIPPALGNIPHLGLLDLSRNKLSGSIPNSFANLPQLRRLLLYQNQLSGTIPPSLGQCVNLEILDLSHNKLSGVIPSEVAGLRSLKLYLNLSSNHLYGPLPLELSKMDMVLAIDLSSNNLSGTIPTQLKSCIALESLNLSRNFLEGPLPFSVGQLPYLKALDVSLNQLIGAIPQSLQVSSTLKYVNFSFNKFSGNVSNEGAFSLLTIDSFLGNDGLCGSIESMTKCSNRHSHLMLILSILLSLLAIPIVCILGHRLVQRSRIQSQLEIFNGRDLEEEEQERKELKHPRISYGQLIEATGGFSASSLIGSGQFGHVYKGVLHDNTRIAVKVLDTKSAIETPWSFKRECQVLKRTRHRNLIRIITICSRPDFKALVLPLMSNGSLERHLYPSHGLKRGLDLIQLVNICSDVAEGVAYLHHHSPVKVVHCDLKPSNILLDDDLTALVTDFGIARLVKGGDESANVKETISINSTDGLLCGSVGYIAPEYGLGRSASPKGDVYSFGVLLLEIITGRRPTEVLIDEGSSLHEWVKSHFPHKLDPIVEHALDRCIPSVMPKEYTNIWRDVILEMIELGLLCTQFTPSTRPTMLDVAHEMGRLKDYLSNTSSSLPIEEVPPKTDDV, from the exons ATGGGATTTTGTAAATTTTCCATGTACAatttcctatgtttggttgctgTTTTGTATGGTGTCCTTGGTGCACAAAATTCTCAGCTTATGAATGACAAAGCAGCATTGCTTTCTTTCATGTCAGGGATTGTTTCAGACCCTGGACATGTCCTTCAGAATTGGAACTCTTCAAGTGTTCATGTTTGCAACTGGGCAAGAGTGAGCTGCAACAATGAAAGCAACAGTGTCACAGAGCTTATTCTCAATGCAACATGGCTTAGTGGCACTATTTCTCCATCTCTAGCCAATCTTTCTTCCTTGACTGTACTTGATTTATCAAGGAATTTCTTTAAGGGTCCTATTCCTAAAGAGTTAGGCTCTCTCTCTCGGCTCAGACAACTCAGCTTGTCATGGAACTTTCTTGAGGGGAAAATTCCATACCACTTGGGATTTCTTCAAAATATGGTATATCTTGATTTGGGAAGTAACAAGCTTCAAGGTGAGATCCCGGAATCTCTTTTCTGTAATGGGTCTTTATCCCTGAGGTATATTGAcctttctaacaattctttaaGTGGAGAAATCCCCTTTAAGAATGAATGTGGGCTTAAAGAGTTGCAGTTTCTTTTGCTTTGGTCGAATAGGCTTGTGGGACATGTACCACGAGCCCTTTCAAATTCCACACAACTTCAATGGCTGGACTTGGAGTCTAATATGTTAATTGGGGAGCTACCATCAGAGATTGTACTTGAAATGCCAAAGTTACAAATACTCTATTTGTCCTATAATAGCTTTGTTAGCCATGATGGTAACAACAACCTTGAACCTTTCTTTGCTTCCTTAGGAAATTGCTCTGACCTTCTAGAACTTGAATTGGCGGGAAATAACCTTGGTGGGAAAATTCCTCCCATTGTTGGTGATCTTTCTATCAATCTTGTGCAACTTCATCTTGATGAGAATCTTATCTATGGCTTTATTCCTCCTCACATTTCAAACCTTGTGAATCTTACCCTCTTAAACTTGTCTAGTAACTTATTGAATGGTTCAATCCCACTTGAACTATGTCGAGTGGGAAAGCTAGAGAGGGTTTACTTGTCAAATAATTCACTCTCTGGTGAGATTCCGCCAGCTCTTGGCAACATTCCCCATCTAGGTCTTCTAGATTTATCGAGAAACAAGCTATCGGGTTCAATTCCGAATAGCTTTGCAAACCTTCCCCAGTTAAGAAGACTCCTGCTTTATCAAAACCAGCTCTCAGGAACAATACCACCAAGTTTAGGCCAATGTGTCAATTTAGAAATTCTAGACCTCTCTCACAATAAGCTTTCTGGGGTGATTCCTAGTGAAGTTGCAGGGTTGAGAAGCTTGAAGTTATACTTGAATTTGTCTAGCAATCACTTATATGGACCTTTGCCATTAGAGCTCAGTAAAATGGACATGGTGCTAGCTATAGATTTATCTAGTAACAATCTCTCTGGCACAATCCCAACACAACTCAAAAGTTGCATTGCACTAGAGAGTCTCAACCTTTCGCGTAATTTTTTAGAAGGCCCCCTTCCATTTTCAGTAGGGCAATTGCCTTATCTAAAAGCACTTGACGTGTCTTTGAACCAATTGATTGGTGCAATACCACAATCTTTGCAGGTGTCCTCTACTCTCAAGTATGTGAACTTCTCTTTCAACAAATTCTCCGGAAATGTATCTAATGAGGGAGCGTTTTCATTGCTCACTATAGACTCTTTCCTTGGAAATGATGGCCTTTGTGGCTCAATTGAAAGCATGACAAAGTGCTCAAATAGACATTCTCATCTTATGCTTATTTTGTCAATTCTCCTCTCATTACTTGCCATTCCCATTGTATGCATACTTGGGCACCGTCTTGTACAAAGGTCAAGAATCCAATCACAATTGGAAATTTTCAATGGAAGGGACTTGGAGGAGGAAGAACAAGAAAGGAAAGAGCTCAAGCACCCTAGAATCTCATATGGTCAACTCATTGAAGCCACCGGTGGGTTCAGTGCTTCAAGCCTAATTGGTTCAGGCCAGTTTGGTCACGTCTATAAGGGAGTTCTTCATGATAATACAAGAATTGCTGTAAAGGTTCTGGATACAAAGTCAGCTATAGAAACTCCATGGAGCTTTAAGAGAGAATGCCAAGTCCTAAAGAGGACAAGGCATAGGAATTTAATAAGGATCATCACAATTTGCAGTAGGCCAGACTTTAAGGCTCTTGTTCTTCCACTGATGTCGAATGGAAGCTTGGAAAGGCATCTCTACCCAAGCCATGGATTGAAACGTGGTCTGGATTTGATACAGCTAGTGAACATATGCAGTGATGTTGCTGAAGGAGTGGCCTATTTGCACCATCATTCTCCAGTTAAAGTTGTACACTGTGATCTAAAACCGAGCAATATTCTTCTTGATGATGACTTGACAGCTTTGGTAACTGATTTTGGAATTGCAAGgctggttaaagggggtgatgAAAGTGCTAATGTGAAGGAAACAATATCCATCAACTCAACAGATGGCTTATTGTGCGGGTCTGTTGGCTACATTGCTCCTG AATATGGATTGGGCAGAAGTGCTTCACCTAAGGGGGATGTGTATAGTTTTGGGGTCCTTTTATTGGAAATCATAACGGGAAGACGCCCTACAGAAGTTCTTATTGATGAAGGCTCAAGCTTGCATGAATGGGTTAAGAGTCACTTCCCCCATAAGCTGGATCCCATAGTTGAACATGCTCTTGATAGGTGCATCCCATCGGTCATGCCAAAGGAATACACCAATATATGGAGAGATGTGATTCTAGAAATGATTGAGCTTGGCCTTTTGTGCACACAGTTCACACCTTCAACTAGACCAACCATGTTGGATGTAGCCCATGAAATGGGACGGTTGAAGGATTATCTCTCTAATACTTCCTCATCACTGCCAATTGAAGAAGTGCCTCCTAAAACTGATGATGTTTGA